In the genome of Dromiciops gliroides isolate mDroGli1 chromosome 1, mDroGli1.pri, whole genome shotgun sequence, the window ttctcctACTTTATCCTATTTGACTAGAGATAATAGGCACAGCAAGGGAGCCAAATGAAAACTTGAATATACAAGTGGAGGAGTTGTTTACCTTAGGAACAGGGAGGACTTACCATAGAATTTTTCTCTGAGGGGAACACTACAGAGTGCACCTGCTGCCCCCAGACTCCAGAGATGATGGAGGAATGTCTTTTGACAACCTGAGGCTAACTCAGCTTGTCTGGACAAAATTCTCCCTACCTGCAAAGTAATTCTCAGAAGCAATTTCTTCAAAGTAGAGACCTGTCTGTTGAAACAGGGAGAACCAATTTCAAATAAAAGCTCTTCTACTAATCTGGCAgtcaaaattacaaaatatttctagccTGTGTGAGTTCTCTGGTGACTCATAAGACGAGAACTTCGAGAAAAACTTTCTCCACATTGTGAACATTTATAGGGCCTCTCTCCAGTATGGGTTCTCAGATGTCGTATCCGATTGGAGCTGTGAGAAAAACTGTCCCCACATTCATGACAGGtatagggtttctctcctgtGTGGATTCTCTGGTGCCTAATGAGGTTGGAGCTGTGAGAGAAGTTTTCCCCACACAGAGgacatttataaggtttttctcctgTGTGTATTCTCTGGTGTCTGGTGAGATGCATACCCTGCCTGAAGCTTTTCCCACAtgtcaaacatttaaaaagtttcttctctcctctctgtgttCCATGATTTGTGATAAATGTTGTACTGTTACTTACTGTTCCCccacattcagagaaagggtaaaatctctctctctcatgggtTCTCTCATGTATGACAAGATGTGAACTTCGAGAGAAACCTTTCCCACATTCAGAGCATTTATAGGGTCTTTCTcctgtgtgaattctctggtgccTAATGAGATTAGAACTATGAGAAAAAATTTCTCCACATTCAGGGCACTTGTAGGGTTTCTCACCAGTATGGGTTCTCTGATGCCTGTGAAGGTTTGAGTTGCAAGAGAAGCTTTTCCCACACACATTACACTGATAGGGCTTCTCACCTGTGTGAGTACGCTGATGTCTAGTCAGGTGTGTGTTCTGACTGAAGCTTTTTCCACACTCAAGACACTTATGGGCTTCTTCTCCCAGATGTACTCTATGAGGTGGAATAAAATGTGGGTTTCCACTGAAAATTTCCCCACACTCTAAACCCAAACAGAGTCTCTCTGTTGTATGTGTTCTCTGGTGCCTAATAAGATTTGAGTTGTTAGAGAAATTTTTTTCACACACAggacatttatatagtttttctcCTGGCTGAGGTTTCTTTGGTCTTATCAATTCATTGCAACCCAATGCCCAAGCTGTGGGTTTTCCAGGTCTTTCCTCTGGAGAAGGATTCCACTGTCCTTCTGATTTTCCCTGTTCAGGACTCCAGGGAACCTCTATTTCTGAATGTCCTGAAGGTATTTCTTGAGGTTGCTCTTCCTCAAAGTGTTCAGAAGGAGAattctcttccttattttctttcttttcttctgctgggataaagaaaaaaaaccacagagaGTTTCATCTCTGGACCACAGGGAAAGAAAGCCACTGAATGATGTCCCTCTGAAATATCCTGATTAATATATACATCAATCATTAGATGTCTACAAGAGGCTAATTCTGTTACAACTTCCTAAGAGTTCTCATTAAAAATTCCAGGAAAGAAAGATTCTTCATAGGAAACATTATACATAAGAACAAATTAAGCGACAGATCCACTTAAGGAGAATAACATTAAGCCAATAAGGGCCCAGGCCAGgctcacaattattattattattatttgttttttggtgaggcaattggggttaactgacttgcccagggtcacacagctagtaagtgttaagtgtctgaggctggatttgaactcaggtcctcctgaatccagggccagtgttcaatccactgtgccacctagctgccccctcacaattATTTGTAAGGAGATAAATTCTCTTTGCCAGGCTTAATCTGTGACCTCTGCCCTTCTGGATAATGTAGAGTGGACAATGTATATAGAATTATGTTCTATAAGGTAACTAACTACTTTCCCTTTAGTAGCAGTAGAATGGCCTTATCATCTAAGTGCCCAAGGAATTATGCTCAAGGAAGCTTCACCATTTGTGAAgctattcctttttattccttaCCTGTATAAGGGATTCTAGCGCTCCCTTGCTCCTTGGAACTCTGGAGACCGGGATCCCATgacttttcttcttgttcttcttgggTGGCTGGGTCCTGATTGGGAATCTGAGATTCTGTtgaaacaaaatgcaaaatcagttctttccccTAACTCCTCAGAATTAGTACAAGGTAAGCAGGTATCTAAGGTACCTCTGGGAAATTTAGTTCATCTATACTAGATACTGACTGGGATGCCAATCGCTTTTCAAAGCACTAAATATATGTAAACTAAATGCCAAAGTAAAGAGAAGTGATAATAAAAGCACATGAGGAAGATTCTGAAAAGGTAATtgagacaaaaaaaggaagagtttTACCCTGTTATGAAACTGAGGTGACAGACTAGAATTTTTCACTTCTTGGTAAAAGTAGGGTGATGGCCAGTATCTTTAGAGGCtagattaaaatacaaaataacctTAATGGAAGTATAAATTGAAAgtagaataaatatgaaaaggaGGTGGCACAGAGAAAAACTCAGTGTACAGAATGTGGAGATATTGCTTTTGTCCAAAGGTGCCCCTCCCCAAATTATTTAGGGCTCACAGAAGATAAGGTAAAAAAGGAATCATCATAGGAAATGCTGTTTGAAAGACAACACAAAGTTAGCTGCCAGGATATAAAAACTGGATTATAACATGCAGAAATACAGAATgtggtatttctttctttttttttaaagtaaggcaattggagttaagtgacttgcccagggtcacacagctagtaagtgttaagtgtctgaggccggatttgatctcaggtactcctgactccagggtcggtgctctatccactgtgccatctagctgccccacaatgtgGTATTTCTACTGTGCAGGAtgtttttagaaaaatctggacttacaTGCACAGATGCAAAgagaagcaagcagaaccagtagaacattgtgcacagtaacagca includes:
- the ZNF263 gene encoding zinc finger protein 263 isoform X3, which translates into the protein MIWAGSQVTIHGRGQAVPLEETSPLGAAQEPPNFKLEPSETEQSPCLGLQDLLGPSPKGGPQPLKERASSTPWGSLLPSKAEGTEDKETTGSQLPVTFEDVAVYLSQEEWGHQESSKKALSRDAMQENYENVVALESQIPNQDPATQEEQEEKSWDPGLQSSKEQGSARIPYTAEEKKENKEENSPSEHFEEEQPQEIPSGHSEIEVPWSPEQGKSEGQWNPSPEERPGKPTAWALGCNELIRPKKPQPGEKLYKCPVCEKNFSNNSNLIRHQRTHTTERLCLGLECGEIFSGNPHFIPPHRVHLGEEAHKCLECGKSFSQNTHLTRHQRTHTGEKPYQCNVCGKSFSCNSNLHRHQRTHTGEKPYKCPECGEIFSHSSNLIRHQRIHTGERPYKCSECGKGFSRSSHLVIHERTHERERFYPFSECGGTVSNSTTFITNHGTQRGEKKLFKCLTCGKSFRQGMHLTRHQRIHTGEKPYKCPLCGENFSHSSNLIRHQRIHTGEKPYTCHECGDSFSHSSNRIRHLRTHTGERPYKCSQCGESFSRSSRLMSHQRTHTG
- the ZNF263 gene encoding zinc finger protein 263 isoform X1 — translated: MMTSAVGCQASAPQEQEGLLIVKLEEDCTWGQEISVQDHGTSPETSHQCFRHFRYQQAAGPREAFVQLQELCHRWLRPEIHSKEQILELLVLEQFLTILPGDIQTRVREQHPESGEEAVTLVEELQREHGRCRQQVTIHGRGQAVPLEETSPLGAAQEPPNFKLEPSETEQSPCLGLQDLLGPSPKGGPQPLKERASSTPWGSLLPSKAEGTEDKETTGSQLPVTFEDVAVYLSQEEWGHQESSKKALSRDAMQENYENVVALESQIPNQDPATQEEQEEKSWDPGLQSSKEQGSARIPYTAEEKKENKEENSPSEHFEEEQPQEIPSGHSEIEVPWSPEQGKSEGQWNPSPEERPGKPTAWALGCNELIRPKKPQPGEKLYKCPVCEKNFSNNSNLIRHQRTHTTERLCLGLECGEIFSGNPHFIPPHRVHLGEEAHKCLECGKSFSQNTHLTRHQRTHTGEKPYQCNVCGKSFSCNSNLHRHQRTHTGEKPYKCPECGEIFSHSSNLIRHQRIHTGERPYKCSECGKGFSRSSHLVIHERTHERERFYPFSECGGTVSNSTTFITNHGTQRGEKKLFKCLTCGKSFRQGMHLTRHQRIHTGEKPYKCPLCGENFSHSSNLIRHQRIHTGEKPYTCHECGDSFSHSSNRIRHLRTHTGERPYKCSQCGESFSRSSRLMSHQRTHTG
- the ZNF263 gene encoding zinc finger protein 263 isoform X2 — its product is MMTSAVGCQASAPQEQEGLLIVKLEEDCTWGQEISVQDHGTSPETSHQCFRHFRYQQAAGPREAFVQLQELCHRWLRPEIHSKEQILELLVLEQFLTILPGDIQTRVREQHPESGEEAVTLVEELQREHGRCRQQVTIHGRGQAVPLEETSPLGAAQEPPNFKLEPSETEQSPCLGLQDLLGPSPKGGPQPLKERASSTPWGSLLPSKAEGTEDKETTGSQLPVTFEDVAVYLSQEEWGHQESSKKALSRDAMQENYENVVALESQIPNQDPATQEEQEEKSWDPGLQSSKEQGSARIPYTEEKKENKEENSPSEHFEEEQPQEIPSGHSEIEVPWSPEQGKSEGQWNPSPEERPGKPTAWALGCNELIRPKKPQPGEKLYKCPVCEKNFSNNSNLIRHQRTHTTERLCLGLECGEIFSGNPHFIPPHRVHLGEEAHKCLECGKSFSQNTHLTRHQRTHTGEKPYQCNVCGKSFSCNSNLHRHQRTHTGEKPYKCPECGEIFSHSSNLIRHQRIHTGERPYKCSECGKGFSRSSHLVIHERTHERERFYPFSECGGTVSNSTTFITNHGTQRGEKKLFKCLTCGKSFRQGMHLTRHQRIHTGEKPYKCPLCGENFSHSSNLIRHQRIHTGEKPYTCHECGDSFSHSSNRIRHLRTHTGERPYKCSQCGESFSRSSRLMSHQRTHTG